Proteins encoded within one genomic window of Ottowia sp. SB7-C50:
- a CDS encoding tripartite tricarboxylate transporter substrate binding protein, with protein MQRRHLIPLAIALLAGATAAPALAQAFPNKPIKLVIAFPAGGPTDITMRALADNAGKVLGQPVIVENKPGAGGTLPAQALQTSPADGYTIAQIPLGVFRLPYTTKLTWDPVKDIHYVLNVTGYAFGLVVPSDSPIKSWTHFVGYAKANPGKLTYGSTGTMTSPHLTMEQAAQKAGLQLTHVPYKGSADLMQALLGGHIMAAADSTGFAPHVESGKLRVLNTWGDKRLDKFPDAPTLKELGLDIVQNSPFGIGAPRDTPPAVVKRLHDAFKTAMEQPSYVDALKRYDMVPMYMSSAQYRKFAQDTFTREKALVEKLGLAKGS; from the coding sequence ATGCAACGTCGTCACCTGATTCCGCTTGCCATCGCCCTGCTTGCCGGTGCCACCGCAGCGCCCGCGCTGGCGCAGGCCTTTCCCAACAAGCCGATCAAGCTGGTCATTGCCTTCCCGGCGGGCGGCCCGACCGACATCACCATGCGCGCACTGGCCGACAACGCTGGCAAGGTGCTGGGCCAGCCCGTCATCGTCGAGAACAAGCCCGGCGCCGGCGGCACGCTGCCCGCACAGGCGCTGCAGACGTCGCCAGCCGATGGCTACACCATTGCGCAGATTCCGCTCGGCGTGTTCCGCCTGCCCTACACGACCAAGCTCACGTGGGATCCGGTGAAGGACATCCACTACGTGCTCAACGTCACCGGCTACGCCTTCGGCCTGGTGGTGCCCAGCGATTCGCCCATCAAGAGCTGGACGCACTTCGTGGGCTACGCCAAGGCCAACCCCGGCAAGCTGACGTACGGCTCCACCGGCACCATGACCAGCCCGCACCTGACCATGGAGCAGGCGGCGCAGAAGGCCGGCCTGCAGCTGACGCACGTGCCGTACAAGGGCAGCGCCGACCTGATGCAGGCGCTGCTGGGCGGCCACATCATGGCCGCGGCCGATTCCACCGGTTTTGCGCCGCACGTCGAAAGCGGCAAGCTGCGCGTGCTCAACACCTGGGGCGACAAGCGGCTGGACAAGTTCCCCGACGCGCCCACGCTGAAAGAACTGGGCCTCGACATCGTGCAGAACTCGCCCTTCGGCATCGGCGCGCCGCGCGACACGCCGCCCGCCGTGGTCAAGCGCCTGCACGACGCCTTCAAGACCGCGATGGAGCAGCCCAGCTACGTGGATGCGCTGAAGCGCTACGACATGGTGCCGATGTACATGTCGTCGGCGCAATACCGCAAGTTCGCGCAGGACACCTTCACGCGCGAGAAGGCGCTGGTCGAGAAGCTGGGGCTGGCGAAGGGCTCGTGA
- a CDS encoding excinuclease ABC subunit UvrA translates to MDKPQVDKVEGVPPAIAIDQTNPVRSSRSTVGTMTELNDHLKLLFARAGQLFDRETALPVRHDNADSIYAELQRRAQEAGDPRLVVTFAVSLPASATADEVAQWLSASGFTRVQAEREADGKKLLDVVADRFRIGGAERARVIEAIEVALKRGGGRMSVHALPADEGGEAVVWKFSTGLHCPESNIRYSDPIPSMFSFNSAVGACDACRGFGRVIGVDWGLVIPDERLTLRAGAVKPIQTPAWKEAQDDLMRYAEAAGIPRDTAWNKLTPEQKAWVIDGTPSFKEGNWNKQWYGIARFFKYLESKAYKMHIRVLLSKYRSYTPCPVCAGARLKTESLLWRVGSKADADAVLPPEKRFMPQGVAWSRAQLESLPGLCLHDLMLLPMDRLRRFFDRLGASNSVAVGADSETTNGGLSPSPAGGGQGWGLSTRAVDAAGPSPQPSPQMGEGATATAFADVDLLPLPLGEGMGDGHPANAGQAVSPHPNLPPAGEGVKSADAQALKLILEEISTRLKYLTDVGIGYLTLDRQSRTLSGGEVQRINLTTALGTSLVNTLFVLDEPSIGLHPRDMDRITEAMQRLKRAGNTLVVVEHDPAVMLAADRVLDFGPGPGAAGGRIVFDGTPSALRAADTLTGAYLGGRKSIGLGYGRAVAENTPRLILEGASDHNLKHISVEFPLQRLVTVTGVSGSGKSTLIQDVLAPALMRHFGQATESPGAHDRLLGADHLSGVVFVDQSPIGKTARSNPVSYVGAWDAIRSLFASAPLARQRGYTAAKFSFNSGDGRCPTCGGSGFEHVEMQFLSDVYLRCPDCDGKRYRPEILEVTIERPVRKLGSDSDFQGAADRLAAAVDGKSDSDPHFLGHGATRHLNVADVLDLTVAEAVQLFAQDRDVIRALQPIVDVGLDYVKLGQPVPTLSGGEAQRLKLAGFLAQAAKSATASRQPAARKGTLFLFDEPTTGLHFDDIAKLMRAFRKLLDAGHSLIVIEHNLDVMRASDWLIDLGPEGGEGGGELVAQGTPDDVARHATSHTGAALRDYLRTLGHGAHVAHEKQSLYKTELSALAESAPAPKNAIEIVHAREHNLKNLSVDIPRGKFNVITGVSGSGKSTLAFDILFNEGQRRYLESLNAYARSIVQPAGRPEVDAVYGIPPTVAIEQRLSRGGRKSTVGTTTEVWHFLRLLYVKLGVQHCVHDGAAVQPQTPERIAAQILTRYRGQTIGLLAPLVVGRKGVYTELADWARPRGFTHLRVDGEFLPTTNFPRIDRFKEHTIELPVMSLPVTPGNEAQLRESLTRALEHGKGVVHVLHDIAGLRHAMESGQPTARIGRVEVFSTKRACPVCATSYAELDPRLFSYNSKHGWCPDCVGTGVKLTREQRKALDDSVLADDQKGREQTFAEPEVEDVGDVVCPACQGTRLNPVARAVLLDTRQPLTPTLSPGGRGSNTRGAAQDLLPLPLAGEGRGEGSSVAITQLAHLSVHDLRAWFDGLQLQGRDADIARDLVPEIKSRLDFLEQVGLGYLTLDRGAPTLSGGEAQRIRLAAQLGSNLQGVCYVLDEPTIGLHARDNQILLDALHTLSSKGNTLVVVEHDEETIRRAEHRIDIGPGAGVRGGRLVAEGTAADLEAAADSATGRYLRDAMRHPMQARRAIEVEADRAGGTSAAARKAPKEPAESAPVTTRWLHLLGAQLHNLQQVDVAVPLNRLVAVTGVSGSGKSTLARDVLLANVAAWVGQRATKAGRDAMDAGKAPALVGCTGLQGFESIDRVLEVDQTPIGKTPRSCPATYIGFWDTVRKLFADTLEAKARGYGPGRFSFNTGEGRCPACEGQGVRTIEMSFLPDVKVPCEVCHGARFNPETLAVTWRGKSIGDVLQMEVDEAVDFFASMPAIAHPLQLLKDVGLGYLTLGQPSPTLSGGEAQRIKLVTELSKVRDDVGRRGQKAPHTLYVLDEPTVGLHMQDVEKLIHVLHRLVNGGHSVLVIEHDLDLIAEADWIIDLGPEGGDGGGQLVAAGTPEDVVRAGTHTGVALAPVLARG, encoded by the coding sequence ATGGACAAGCCGCAGGTCGACAAGGTGGAAGGCGTGCCGCCGGCGATTGCCATCGACCAGACGAATCCGGTGCGTTCGTCGCGCTCGACCGTCGGCACGATGACGGAATTGAACGACCACCTGAAGCTGCTGTTTGCCCGCGCGGGCCAGTTGTTCGACCGCGAGACCGCGCTGCCGGTGCGGCACGACAACGCCGACAGCATTTACGCCGAGTTGCAACGGCGCGCGCAGGAGGCGGGCGATCCGCGTCTGGTGGTGACCTTTGCCGTGTCGTTGCCGGCGAGCGCGACGGCCGACGAAGTGGCGCAGTGGCTGTCCGCCAGCGGCTTCACGCGCGTGCAGGCGGAGCGCGAGGCCGATGGCAAGAAGCTCCTCGACGTAGTCGCGGACCGCTTTCGCATCGGTGGCGCCGAGCGCGCGCGGGTGATCGAGGCGATTGAAGTCGCGCTCAAGCGCGGCGGTGGTCGCATGTCGGTGCACGCACTGCCGGCGGACGAGGGCGGCGAGGCGGTGGTATGGAAGTTCTCCACCGGCCTGCACTGCCCCGAGAGCAACATCCGCTACAGCGATCCGATTCCGTCGATGTTCTCGTTCAACTCGGCCGTGGGCGCGTGCGACGCCTGCCGCGGCTTCGGGCGCGTGATCGGGGTCGACTGGGGGCTGGTGATTCCGGACGAGCGCCTCACGCTGCGCGCAGGTGCCGTCAAGCCGATCCAGACGCCCGCCTGGAAGGAAGCGCAGGACGATTTGATGCGCTACGCCGAAGCGGCCGGCATTCCGCGAGACACAGCCTGGAACAAGCTCACGCCCGAGCAGAAGGCGTGGGTGATCGACGGCACGCCCAGCTTCAAGGAAGGCAACTGGAACAAGCAGTGGTATGGCATTGCCCGCTTCTTCAAATACCTGGAGAGCAAGGCGTACAAGATGCACATCCGCGTGCTGCTGTCCAAGTACCGCAGCTACACGCCGTGCCCGGTGTGCGCGGGCGCGCGGTTGAAGACGGAAAGCCTGCTGTGGCGCGTGGGCTCCAAGGCCGATGCCGACGCGGTGCTGCCGCCCGAAAAGCGCTTCATGCCCCAGGGCGTGGCGTGGTCGCGCGCGCAACTCGAAAGCCTGCCGGGGCTGTGCCTGCACGACTTGATGCTGCTGCCGATGGACCGGTTGAGGCGGTTTTTTGATCGGCTGGGCGCTTCTAATTCAGTAGCTGTCGGCGCCGATTCAGAGACGACGAATGGGGGATTGTCTCCCTCCCCCGCTGGGGGAGGGCAGGGGTGGGGGTTGTCCACGCGAGCGGTTGATGCCGCCGGCCCCTCACCCCAGCCCTCTCCCCAAATGGGAGAGGGAGCAACAGCGACTGCGTTCGCCGACGTGGACTTACTCCCTCTCCCTCTGGGAGAGGGCATGGGTGACGGCCACCCCGCCAACGCGGGGCAAGCGGTCAGCCCCCATCCCAACCTTCCCCCAGCGGGGGAAGGCGTCAAGAGCGCCGACGCCCAGGCGCTCAAACTCATCCTCGAAGAGATCTCCACCCGCCTGAAATACCTCACCGACGTCGGCATCGGCTACCTCACGCTCGATCGCCAGAGCCGCACGCTGAGCGGTGGCGAGGTGCAGCGCATCAACCTCACCACCGCATTAGGCACCTCGCTCGTCAACACGCTGTTCGTGCTGGATGAGCCCAGCATCGGCCTGCACCCGCGCGACATGGACCGCATCACCGAGGCCATGCAGCGCCTGAAGCGCGCCGGCAACACACTGGTGGTGGTCGAGCACGACCCCGCTGTGATGCTGGCGGCCGACCGCGTGCTCGACTTCGGCCCCGGCCCCGGCGCGGCGGGCGGGCGCATCGTGTTCGACGGCACGCCTTCTGCCCTGCGCGCCGCCGACACGCTGACCGGCGCCTACCTGGGCGGGCGCAAGTCCATCGGGCTCGGCTACGGTCGGGCCGTCGCGGAGAACACGCCGCGCCTGATCCTTGAAGGCGCGAGCGATCACAACCTCAAGCACATCAGCGTCGAGTTTCCGCTGCAGCGCCTGGTCACGGTGACAGGCGTCAGCGGCTCGGGCAAATCCACGCTGATTCAGGACGTGCTGGCGCCGGCGCTGATGCGCCACTTCGGTCAGGCGACCGAATCGCCCGGCGCGCACGATCGCCTGCTGGGCGCCGACCATTTGAGCGGTGTGGTGTTCGTCGACCAGTCGCCCATCGGCAAGACGGCGCGCTCCAACCCGGTCAGCTACGTCGGCGCGTGGGACGCCATTCGCTCTCTTTTTGCGAGCGCGCCGCTGGCCCGGCAACGCGGCTACACGGCCGCCAAGTTCAGCTTCAACTCCGGCGACGGCCGCTGCCCGACCTGCGGGGGCTCGGGCTTCGAGCACGTCGAGATGCAGTTCCTGAGCGATGTGTACCTGCGCTGCCCGGATTGCGATGGCAAGCGCTATCGCCCCGAGATTCTGGAAGTGACCATCGAGCGCCCGGTAAGAAAACTGGGGTCGGATTCCGATTTCCAGGGCGCGGCCGACCGTCTGGCTGCTGCCGTCGACGGGAAATCGGACTCTGACCCCCATTTCCTGGGCCACGGGGCGACGCGCCACCTCAACGTGGCCGACGTGCTCGACCTCACCGTCGCCGAAGCGGTGCAGCTTTTTGCGCAAGACCGCGACGTCATCCGCGCATTGCAGCCCATCGTGGACGTGGGCCTGGACTATGTGAAGCTCGGCCAGCCCGTGCCCACGCTCTCAGGCGGCGAGGCGCAGCGCCTCAAGCTCGCGGGCTTTCTGGCCCAGGCCGCCAAGTCGGCCACCGCCAGCCGCCAACCCGCCGCGCGCAAGGGCACACTGTTTCTGTTCGACGAGCCCACCACCGGCCTGCACTTTGACGACATCGCCAAGCTGATGCGCGCCTTCCGCAAGCTGCTGGACGCGGGCCACAGCCTGATCGTGATCGAGCACAACCTGGACGTGATGCGCGCCAGCGACTGGCTGATCGACCTGGGGCCGGAAGGCGGCGAGGGCGGCGGCGAACTGGTGGCGCAAGGCACGCCAGACGACGTGGCGCGTCACGCCACATCGCACACCGGCGCTGCGCTGCGGGACTATCTGCGCACATTGGGTCACGGCGCCCACGTCGCGCACGAAAAGCAATCGCTATATAAAACAGAGCTGTCTGCGCTTGCTGAATCAGCGCCAGCGCCCAAAAATGCCATCGAAATCGTTCATGCGCGCGAACACAACCTGAAGAACCTGAGTGTCGACATTCCACGCGGCAAGTTCAACGTCATCACCGGCGTCAGCGGTTCGGGCAAATCCACGCTGGCGTTCGACATCCTGTTCAACGAAGGGCAGCGGCGTTACCTGGAATCGCTCAACGCCTATGCGCGCAGCATCGTGCAGCCGGCGGGGCGGCCCGAGGTGGATGCGGTATATGGCATTCCGCCCACCGTGGCGATCGAACAGCGCCTGTCGCGCGGCGGCCGCAAATCCACCGTGGGCACGACCACCGAGGTGTGGCACTTCCTGCGCCTGCTGTATGTCAAGCTGGGCGTGCAGCACTGTGTACACGACGGCGCCGCCGTGCAGCCGCAAACACCCGAGCGCATCGCGGCGCAAATCCTGACGCGCTATCGCGGCCAGACGATTGGCCTGCTGGCGCCGCTGGTGGTCGGTCGCAAGGGCGTGTACACCGAACTGGCCGACTGGGCGCGGCCGCGCGGCTTCACGCACCTGCGGGTGGATGGGGAGTTTTTGCCGACGACGAACTTCCCGCGCATCGACCGCTTCAAGGAACACACCATCGAGCTGCCCGTGATGAGCCTGCCCGTCACGCCCGGCAACGAGGCGCAGCTGCGCGAATCGCTGACGCGCGCGCTGGAGCACGGCAAGGGTGTGGTGCACGTGCTGCACGACATCGCCGGGCTGCGCCACGCGATGGAGTCGGGGCAACCGACGGCGCGTATCGGGCGGGTCGAAGTGTTCTCGACCAAACGCGCCTGTCCGGTGTGCGCCACGTCGTATGCGGAACTGGATCCGCGCCTGTTCAGCTACAACAGCAAGCACGGCTGGTGTCCCGATTGCGTGGGAACGGGCGTCAAACTGACGCGCGAGCAGCGCAAGGCGCTGGACGATTCGGTGCTGGCCGACGACCAGAAGGGGCGCGAGCAGACGTTTGCGGAGCCTGAGGTGGAGGACGTGGGCGACGTGGTGTGCCCGGCTTGCCAGGGGACGCGGCTGAATCCGGTAGCGCGGGCGGTGTTGCTGGATACGCGGCAGCCCCTCACCCCGACCCTCTCCCCTGGGGGGCGAGGGAGCAATACCCGTGGCGCGGCGCAGGATTTACTCCCTCTCCCGCTCGCGGGAGAGGGTAGGGGTGAGGGCAGCAGCGTTGCCATCACCCAACTCGCCCACCTGAGCGTCCACGACCTGCGCGCCTGGTTCGACGGCCTGCAACTCCAAGGCCGCGACGCCGACATCGCGCGCGACCTGGTACCCGAGATCAAAAGCCGCCTCGACTTCCTCGAACAAGTCGGCCTGGGCTACCTCACGCTGGACCGCGGCGCGCCCACGCTGAGCGGCGGCGAGGCGCAGCGCATCCGCCTGGCCGCGCAACTGGGCAGCAACCTGCAAGGCGTGTGCTACGTGCTCGACGAGCCCACCATCGGCCTGCACGCGCGCGACAACCAGATCTTGCTGGACGCGCTGCACACGCTCTCCAGCAAAGGCAACACGCTGGTGGTGGTGGAGCACGATGAAGAGACGATTCGCCGCGCCGAACACCGGATCGACATCGGCCCCGGCGCTGGCGTGCGCGGCGGGCGGCTGGTGGCCGAGGGCACAGCGGCCGATCTGGAGGCGGCGGCGGATTCCGCCACCGGCCGTTATTTGCGCGATGCGATGCGGCACCCCATGCAAGCGCGGCGCGCTATCGAAGTTGAAGCTGATCGCGCAGGTGGGACAAGCGCTGCAGCTCGAAAAGCCCCAAAAGAACCGGCAGAGTCAGCGCCCGTGACCACGCGCTGGCTGCACCTGCTGGGCGCGCAGCTGCACAACCTCCAGCAGGTGGACGTGGCCGTGCCGTTGAACCGCCTGGTCGCGGTGACGGGCGTCAGCGGTTCGGGCAAATCGACGCTGGCGCGCGACGTGCTACTGGCCAACGTGGCGGCCTGGGTCGGCCAGCGCGCCACCAAGGCCGGGCGCGACGCGATGGATGCGGGCAAGGCGCCGGCGCTGGTCGGTTGCACCGGCCTGCAAGGCTTCGAGTCCATCGACCGCGTGCTCGAAGTCGACCAGACCCCCATCGGGAAGACACCGCGCTCCTGCCCCGCGACCTACATCGGCTTCTGGGACACGGTGCGCAAGCTGTTTGCCGACACGCTGGAGGCCAAGGCGCGCGGCTACGGCCCGGGGCGATTCAGTTTCAACACCGGCGAAGGCCGCTGCCCGGCGTGCGAAGGCCAGGGCGTGCGCACCATCGAGATGAGCTTTCTGCCCGACGTGAAGGTACCCTGCGAGGTCTGCCACGGCGCGCGCTTCAACCCCGAGACGCTGGCGGTGACGTGGCGCGGCAAGAGCATTGGCGACGTGCTGCAGATGGAGGTCGATGAGGCGGTCGACTTCTTTGCCAGCATGCCCGCCATTGCGCACCCGCTGCAACTGCTGAAGGACGTGGGCCTGGGCTACCTGACGCTCGGCCAGCCGTCGCCCACGCTGAGCGGCGGCGAGGCGCAGCGCATCAAGCTCGTCACTGAGTTGTCGAAAGTCCGTGACGATGTGGGGCGCAGGGGCCAGAAGGCGCCGCACACGCTCTACGTGCTGGACGAACCCACGGTCGGCCTGCACATGCAGGACGTGGAAAAGCTCATCCACGTGCTGCACCGACTGGTCAACGGCGGCCACAGCGTGCTGGTGATCGAGCACGACCTCGACCTGATCGCCGAGGCCGACTGGATCATCGACCTGGGGCCCGAAGGCGGCGATGGTGGCGGCCAGCTGGTGGCCGCCGGCACGCCCGAGGACGTGGTGCGCGCCGGCACGCACACCGGCGTGGCGCTGGCGCCCGTGCTGGCACGGGGCTGA
- a CDS encoding DUF294 nucleotidyltransferase-like domain-containing protein produces the protein MQVSEIQALMATQRVWGLLLEATRQRLAPQWQARDFQRGDIVLAQSEMPERLGWLLSGQVALTDPEAGWSLPLQPGELFGAGAQAVDATEAVHATAQANSQVLFLDRAALLHAALAHPALFMLLPALPRNAQSPALTAPAPSGNVMTAPISQLVQRPPVQIDRADSIASAARRMADERVSSILLTQDDQLFGVVTDRDLRSRVLAAGLDPARPVADIATLAPLTLQKNQSIFEAMVLMARQNIHHLPVLDGNRVLGMVTATDLNQHQSTSAVFLTGEIYRQPDLAGLVACSTRVKDLQSSLARADTSAYSTGIIMTSVTDAFTVRLIQLAEAELGPPPVPYAWVAAGSQARMEQTARTDQDNCLVLADDYRPEQHGAYFEQFARRVCDGLNACGYVHCPGDIMAMTERWRQPRAQWDAYFTQWTKRPDAMALMLTSVFFDARAVHGDAGLLHSLRRDMLARTKGNGLFLTHMVGNALKQRPALGLFGQITVSRGGEHPGTVDMKHSAIVPIVDLARIYALAGGLDAVNTHDRLDVAAEGGEVSPQAARDLADALEFISALRIAHQTRQIAAGEAPDNFLRLDELSSFERGTLKDAFGVVHQLQSVLGQRYYGGAGVRARRCWNTFERKGRRGFAKIAEVF, from the coding sequence ATGCAAGTTTCGGAAATACAAGCCCTCATGGCCACGCAGCGGGTGTGGGGCCTGCTGCTCGAGGCCACGCGCCAGCGGCTGGCGCCGCAATGGCAGGCGCGCGACTTTCAGCGCGGCGACATCGTGCTGGCGCAAAGCGAGATGCCCGAGCGCCTGGGCTGGCTGCTGTCGGGCCAGGTGGCGCTGACCGACCCGGAGGCGGGCTGGAGTTTGCCCTTGCAGCCGGGTGAGCTGTTTGGCGCCGGCGCGCAGGCCGTCGATGCCACCGAAGCCGTGCACGCCACCGCCCAGGCCAACAGCCAGGTGCTGTTTCTGGATCGCGCCGCGCTGCTGCACGCCGCGCTGGCACACCCCGCGCTGTTCATGCTGCTGCCGGCGCTGCCGCGCAATGCGCAGTCACCTGCATTGACCGCCCCCGCGCCATCGGGCAACGTGATGACGGCGCCCATCAGCCAGTTGGTGCAACGCCCGCCGGTGCAGATCGACCGCGCCGACAGCATCGCCAGCGCCGCGCGCCGCATGGCCGACGAGCGCGTGTCGTCCATCCTGCTCACACAGGACGACCAGCTGTTCGGCGTGGTCACCGACCGCGACCTGCGCAGCCGTGTGCTGGCCGCCGGCCTGGACCCGGCGCGGCCAGTGGCCGACATCGCCACGCTGGCGCCGCTGACGCTGCAAAAGAACCAGTCCATCTTCGAGGCCATGGTGCTGATGGCGCGGCAGAACATTCATCACCTGCCGGTGCTGGACGGCAACCGCGTCCTGGGCATGGTCACGGCGACCGACCTGAACCAGCACCAAAGCACCTCGGCCGTGTTCTTGACGGGCGAGATCTACCGCCAGCCCGACCTGGCCGGCCTGGTGGCGTGCAGCACGCGCGTGAAGGATCTGCAAAGCAGCCTGGCGCGGGCCGACACCAGCGCGTACAGCACCGGCATCATCATGACCTCGGTCACCGACGCCTTCACGGTGCGCCTGATCCAGCTGGCCGAGGCCGAGCTGGGCCCGCCGCCCGTGCCCTACGCCTGGGTGGCGGCCGGCTCGCAGGCCCGCATGGAGCAGACCGCGCGCACCGACCAGGACAACTGCCTGGTGCTGGCCGACGACTATCGTCCAGAGCAGCACGGCGCCTACTTCGAGCAATTCGCGCGCCGGGTGTGCGATGGGCTCAACGCGTGTGGCTACGTGCACTGCCCCGGCGACATCATGGCCATGACCGAGCGCTGGCGCCAGCCGCGCGCGCAGTGGGACGCCTACTTCACCCAATGGACCAAGCGCCCCGACGCCATGGCGCTGATGCTGACCAGCGTCTTCTTCGACGCCCGCGCCGTGCACGGCGACGCCGGGCTGCTGCACAGCCTGCGCCGCGACATGCTGGCGCGCACCAAGGGCAACGGCCTGTTCCTGACGCACATGGTCGGCAACGCGCTGAAGCAGCGACCCGCGCTGGGCCTGTTCGGCCAGATCACCGTCAGCCGCGGCGGCGAACACCCCGGCACGGTGGACATGAAGCACAGCGCCATCGTGCCCATCGTCGACCTGGCGCGCATCTACGCGCTGGCTGGCGGGCTGGACGCCGTCAACACCCACGACCGGCTGGACGTGGCGGCCGAGGGCGGCGAAGTCAGCCCCCAGGCGGCGCGCGACCTGGCCGACGCGCTGGAGTTCATCAGCGCCCTGCGCATCGCCCACCAGACGCGCCAGATCGCGGCCGGCGAGGCGCCCGACAACTTCCTGCGGCTGGATGAGTTGTCCAGCTTCGAGCGCGGCACGCTGAAGGACGCCTTTGGCGTGGTGCACCAGCTGCAATCGGTACTGGGGCAGCGGTATTACGGGGGGGCGGGGGTGAGGGCTCGGCGCTGTTGGAATACCTTTGAACGCAAAGGGCGCAGAGGCTTCGCAAAAATCGCAGAAGTTTTTTGA